CTAGGCTAGGAAAGAATGATCCAGAAGTTGCAACCAGTTTAAATAACTTAGCTGGATTGCTTTTTGATCAGGGTAGGTACGCTGAAGTAGGGCCGCTCTATCGACGCGCTCTTATGATTGATGAAAAAACATTAGGGCCAAATCATTTAGATGTTGCATCAATCCTTCATAATCTGGCCGGATTGCTTCAAGCTCAAGGTGAATATTCAGAAGCTGAAGAACTTTATCGACGAGCGTTAACAATTTATCAATCTCAGTTGGGTAGTGAGCATACATTTATTACAACAAACTTGAATAACTTAGCAGGACTGCTTAAGAGTCAAGGAAAATATGTAGAAGCTGAGTCGCTATATCAGCGTGCGCTATATATTCGTGAAAAACAATTAGGCGATACTCACCCAGATGTTGCTACAAGCCTTAATAACCTAGCATTATTGCTTAAGGAAAAAGGCAAGTATGTCGAAGCAGAGCACCTATATCGACGTGCTTTAATGATTAACGAAAATACATTAGGATCAGAACATCCCTCCGTTGCGACGAGTCTCAACAATTTGGCAGGATTGCTTGATGCACAAGGCAAGTATGTCGATGCGGAACCGCTTTACCAGCGGGCTGTGCAGATTTGTGAGGAAGTATTGGGAGCCTCGCACCCCAACACGATCACGATGAGGAATAATCTGGCGGCATTGCGGGAGATTATGAACAATCGGTGAGCGTTCGGGTTGGGGTTCTGTAGGGGCGGGTTTCATGCCGGGAGCGCCGAGCGCCTGCTCGGCATCTTTTTGGGGATTGTTTCTTTTGTTTGTGGAGCCTTCGGCTCCATTGCCAGGCAGGCGCTTGGCGCTCCCAGGGGGAGATTGGACAATCTGGCGGTGTCGCCGGGAATGACAAACGGGAGCGTCGAGGCTCCCGTTTTGTGTTCCAGCATTGGAAAAGGGCGGGCGTGAAGCCCGCCCCTACAGAATTCAATCGTGTCCACGCCGTCCGTGTTCTTACAAATCCGCCTGCGGCATTGCCTGCACTTCGGCTGCTGTGAAGACCGGGCCTTCTTTGCAGATATAAACCGAGCCGACGTTGCAGCGGCCGCATTTGCCGACGCCGCATTTCATGCGGTTTTCGAGCGTCGTATAGACGTTCTCCGCCGTGAAGCCGAGTTTTTCGAGCGCGGCGAGCGTGAACTTGATCATGATCGGCGGGCCGCAGAGGACGGCGATGGTGTTCTCCGGCGACGGGGCGGCCTGTTCGAGCACGGTCGGCACAAAGCCCACGTGATCCTGCCAGTCCGGCGTTTCGCCTCCCGGATCGACCGTCAGCACGAGCCGTACGTCGTCGCGCTTTTTCCACTCGTCCAGCTCATCCTTATAGACCAGGTCGGCCACGGTTCTCGCGCCGTAAACGATGGTCACGTCCTTGTACTTCTCCCGCTGGTCGAGGCACGACCAGATGACGCTGCGCGTCGGGGGAAGCGCGATGCCGCCCGCGATGAAGAGGAGGTTCTTGCCCTCGAACTCTTCGATCGGGAAGCGGTTGCCGTAGGGGCCGCGGAAGGTCACGATGTCCCCTGCGTCGGTGTTGGCGAGCGTCGAAGTCACGCGCCCCGACTGGCGGAAGGTGCACTCGATGTACTCCTTGCGGGTCTCCGGGCTGGCGACGCAGAAGGTGCTCTCGCCCTCGCCGAAGATGCCGTACAGACCGAACATGCCGGTCTTGTAGTTCGCCTTGAAGAACTCGTGATCCTCCTGCTTGACGAATTCGAGCTTGAGCGTGTTGACGCCGGGGGCTTCAGCGCGCTTCGACACAACCCGCATCGGAAACGGGCTGTAGATCATGTCGTGGGTATGGTATCGGTCTTGTGTCACCTCGGTAAATTTGAAATCGCTTGCAGAGTTTCGGTAATACCCATGTCCACCGGGCACTGGCGGGTGCAGCGGCCGCAGCCGGAGCAACTGTTGACGCCGAACTTGCCGCGATAGTAGTTGAATTTGTGCATGATGCGCTGCCGCCAGCGGGTCGATTGCGTGTTCCTCGGGTTGTTGCCGGAGGTGTGCATCGTGAAGAGCGGGAAGGAGCAACTGTCCCAGTTCTTGCGGCGGATGCCCTGGTAGGTGTCGCCCTCGTCCTGGATGTCGAAGCAGTGGCAGGTGGGGCAGAGGAAGGTGCAGCTTCCGCAGCCGACGCAGCGCAGCGAAATATCCTTCCAGAACTGGCTCTCGAAGCTCGCCGGATCGGCCAGCCACTCCATCACCTTTTCGACATCGAACTTCTCGGCCACCTGGGGCAGGGGAGCGGTTTCGGCGGAACTCTCCTGCAGGAGCGAAGAGATCGTCTCCAACAGCGCCGTGCCTCGATCCGAGACAGCCTCGACCTGCCAGCCGCTGCCGTCCGAGAGCGGGCGGAGCAACACGTCCGCGCCTTTCGAGCTGTCGGGCGAGAGCTTCACCGAGGTGCACATGCAGAAGTCGTCCGCCTGCGAGCAGGCGATGGTGACGATCACCGAGTTGTCGCGGCGGCGGAACCAGTAGTCGTCCTTGTAGTCCCAGCCGAAGAGCGGATCGTCGATGGCCAGGCCCGAGGCGTCGCAGGGGCGCACGCCGAAGAAGACGCGCTTCCTTTCTGGCGGCGTCATGGTTTCGCTGTCGATCTGGTGCTTGCCGATCTTGTATTTGATGAGCGGCTCGGTCTGTGGAAAGAAGTGATCCTTGATGGTGCGCTCGGTCAGCACGAGGTCGAGGGCCATGTCGCTGGCTTTCTGAACCTCGCCGAAGGTGCTCATTTCGTGCCGTTTCACGGGCGCGAGCACGCTGAATCCGGCTTTTTGCCACGCGGCAAGGCAGTCGTCGAGTTTATTCCTGAGAAGTATTCTGGTCATGCTTGTCCGGATGCTTAAAGAATGAAGGTCTCGGGATCGTCCTGCTTGAAGCTCGCGAGCACCGGTTTCTGGTCGCTGTTTTCGCCAGCGACGTAATTGAAGGCGCTACGCACCTCCTTGCCCATGCGGTAGTTGACGAGCCGGAGCGGAATGTTCACCGGGCAGGCGCGGTCGCAGGCACCGCATGCCGCGCAGCGTCCGGCAAGGTGGAAGGCGCGGACGAGGTTCCATTCGAAGTTGCCGAGGGTGTGCGACGAGGTGCTGACCCACTGCGGCTGGTTGACGTCAACGATGCAGCGGCGGCAGTAGCACATCGGGCAGACCTGGCGGCAGGCGTAGCACTTGATGCACTTCGAGAAATGCTCTTTCCAGAACTCGAAGCGCTCGGCGGGACTCATCGCCTCGATCTTTTCGGCGGCCTCGATGACGTGGGGCGGCGGCGTCAGCTTCCTGATTTTTTCGCCGATGCTGAAATCCGAAATGTTCCGTCCTTCGAGTGGCGTAACTTCCTTACCGTTCTCGATGGCGTAGCCGAGGATCACCACCTGTTCCGGCTTGAGCTGAGCCTCCGAGATGAGAATATTGACGCTGCGGATGCCGTCCGGTTTGAGGAAAACTCCGACTTTCTTGCCATCCGAAAGTAAGCCTTCGGCGACCAGGTAGGTCGAGAGATTCGCGATGCAGGCCGCGTCGAGCACGAACTTCTGCGCCTGTTCCGGCGTGCGGGCAAAGAGCGGTCGTCGTCGGTCGGCGGTCGAACCTGCGCCGAAGCCGATGACCAGCTTCACCTCGCCCGACGAGAGCAGCGCCGCCGCTTCATTTCTGTATTGTTCCTGTATTCCCATTGATTAATAGGTCGACTGGGTTTCGATGACTTTCTGCAGCTCCTGATACTGCGTGAATGGCCCGAGCTTGCGGGTGTCCTCGGTGATCTCGTTGATGAGCTCGGCGAACTTGGCCCCCTCGGCGGCGCTGATCCACGAGAAGCGGATGCGATCTTCCGGAATACCGGTGAAGGCGAGCAGGGCGCGGAAGACCGTCCAGCGGCGGCGGGCGTGGTAGTTGCCCGCGGCGAAGTGGCAGTCACCCGGATGGCAGCCGCTGACGAGCACGGAGTCGGCGCCTTTCTGCAATGCCTTGAGGATGAACATCGGGCTGATGCGTCCGGTGCAGGGGAGACGCACGATTCTGACGTTCGGAGCGTATTTCAGACGGCTCGTACCTGCGAGGTCAGCGCCCGCGTAGGTGCAGTAGGTGCAGACAAAAGCCACTATTTTCGGTTCGAATGGTTCGCTCATCGGCGGATTCGGTCGCTTGTTGGTTTCAGGTTGCTTTTACGTCGCTCGACGTATCGTCAGAGCGCCATCACTTCGGCGAAGATTTGCTTTTCGGTAAATCCGGCCAGATCGATGCTGTTCGAGCGGCAGAAGGTCACGCAGGTGCCGCATCCCTGGCAGAGGCCGGGATTGACGCTGGCCACCTGTTTGACGAGGTTGCCGTTACGGTCGCGGATGTCCTTCTGCTCGATGGCATTGTAAGGGCAGGCATAGACGCAGCCCCAGCATCCGGCGCAGGTCGATTCGCCCACTGCCGCCACCACCGGCTCGCGTTCGAGCTGCTCGCGGCTGAAGAGGCCGAGCACCTTGGCTGCCGAGGCCGAGGCCTGGGCGACCGAGTCGGGAATGTCCTTCGGCGACTGGCACGCGCCGCAGAGGTAGATGCCGGCGGTGGCGGTCTCGACCGGGCGGAGCTTCAGGTGCGCTTCGTTGTAGAAGCCGTATTCGTCGTAGCCGATGCCGATTTTCTTGGCGAACTCCTTGGCGTCCGGTTGGGGCACGATGGCCGTGGCGAGCACCACCATGTCCGCCTCGACCTCGACCGGCTTGCCGAGCAGCGTATCGACGCCGCGTACGATCAGCTTG
This genomic window from Chlorobaculum limnaeum contains:
- a CDS encoding tetratricopeptide repeat protein, producing the protein MPIKDEMDLALSLNNQADMLQNQGKYAEAESLGRRALEIFEAQLGEDDPEVATSLNNLAGFLQSQGKYSEAEELYRRALEIYETRLGKNDPEVATSLNNLAGLLFDQGRYAEVGPLYRRALMIDEKTLGPNHLDVASILHNLAGLLQAQGEYSEAEELYRRALTIYQSQLGSEHTFITTNLNNLAGLLKSQGKYVEAESLYQRALYIREKQLGDTHPDVATSLNNLALLLKEKGKYVEAEHLYRRALMINENTLGSEHPSVATSLNNLAGLLDAQGKYVDAEPLYQRAVQICEEVLGASHPNTITMRNNLAALREIMNNR
- a CDS encoding FAD/NAD(P)-binding protein, giving the protein MIYSPFPMRVVSKRAEAPGVNTLKLEFVKQEDHEFFKANYKTGMFGLYGIFGEGESTFCVASPETRKEYIECTFRQSGRVTSTLANTDAGDIVTFRGPYGNRFPIEEFEGKNLLFIAGGIALPPTRSVIWSCLDQREKYKDVTIVYGARTVADLVYKDELDEWKKRDDVRLVLTVDPGGETPDWQDHVGFVPTVLEQAAPSPENTIAVLCGPPIMIKFTLAALEKLGFTAENVYTTLENRMKCGVGKCGRCNVGSVYICKEGPVFTAAEVQAMPQADL
- a CDS encoding 4Fe-4S dicluster domain-containing protein, which gives rise to MTRILLRNKLDDCLAAWQKAGFSVLAPVKRHEMSTFGEVQKASDMALDLVLTERTIKDHFFPQTEPLIKYKIGKHQIDSETMTPPERKRVFFGVRPCDASGLAIDDPLFGWDYKDDYWFRRRDNSVIVTIACSQADDFCMCTSVKLSPDSSKGADVLLRPLSDGSGWQVEAVSDRGTALLETISSLLQESSAETAPLPQVAEKFDVEKVMEWLADPASFESQFWKDISLRCVGCGSCTFLCPTCHCFDIQDEGDTYQGIRRKNWDSCSFPLFTMHTSGNNPRNTQSTRWRQRIMHKFNYYRGKFGVNSCSGCGRCTRQCPVDMGITETLQAISNLPR
- a CDS encoding 4Fe-4S dicluster domain-containing protein translates to MGIQEQYRNEAAALLSSGEVKLVIGFGAGSTADRRRPLFARTPEQAQKFVLDAACIANLSTYLVAEGLLSDGKKVGVFLKPDGIRSVNILISEAQLKPEQVVILGYAIENGKEVTPLEGRNISDFSIGEKIRKLTPPPHVIEAAEKIEAMSPAERFEFWKEHFSKCIKCYACRQVCPMCYCRRCIVDVNQPQWVSTSSHTLGNFEWNLVRAFHLAGRCAACGACDRACPVNIPLRLVNYRMGKEVRSAFNYVAGENSDQKPVLASFKQDDPETFIL
- a CDS encoding hydrogenase iron-sulfur subunit, with the translated sequence MSEPFEPKIVAFVCTYCTYAGADLAGTSRLKYAPNVRIVRLPCTGRISPMFILKALQKGADSVLVSGCHPGDCHFAAGNYHARRRWTVFRALLAFTGIPEDRIRFSWISAAEGAKFAELINEITEDTRKLGPFTQYQELQKVIETQSTY